The following coding sequences lie in one Nerophis lumbriciformis linkage group LG02, RoL_Nlum_v2.1, whole genome shotgun sequence genomic window:
- the sfxn4 gene encoding sideroflexin-4 encodes MDVNLLYWKCHGQSFFSRFNIWANLLNPSSLLTSDAEIQKVRTLLGSGEKVSKKDEHEWTIALSSVHADSGSVIPLFFRPPAFFPLNVPLVVGSILPHTSVKSAVFWQFLLHSYTAGFNYANRNSSSEKEGKAANLNQRLLIAGAVSYAACAGALPQIIVNRLGLTNPDVLKFFRFFIPIPLSAALAFFNVYIVRGEEFETGIQVFDSDGNPIGFSKAAAKKAVMETAWSRAALFGTAIAVPNSLVAALERTRSFKKNTMLAASIRHMSVALVFGLMIPLSFSLFPQLGMIKTEHAEKELQAKAVKGCLFYHRGL; translated from the exons ATGGATGTCAATTTGTTGTACTGGAAATGCCATGGTCAG TCTTTCTTTAGTCGTTTCAACATATGGGCGAATCTTCTGAATCCATCCTCCCTGCTCACCTCAGAT GCTGAAATACAAAAAGTGCGCACCCTCCTTGGAAGTGGGGAGAAAGTCAGCAAAAAG GATGAGCATGAGTGGACCATCGCCCTT TCGTCAGTCCATGCGGATTCTGGTTCTGTAATTCCACTGTTTTTCCGCCCTCCAG CATTTTTTCCATTAAACGTTCCTTTG GTTGTTGGAAGCATTTTGCCACACACAAGCGTCAAATCAGCTGTCTTTTGGCAG TTTTTACTACACAGTTACACCGCCGGTTTTAACTACGCAAACAGAAATTCCTCTTCAGAAAAG GAGGGCAAAGCGGCAAATTTGAATCAGCGCCTCTTGATAGCAGGGGCGGTGTCATATGCAGCGTGTGCAGGG GCCCTTCCTCAAATTATTGTGAACCGCCTTGGATTAACAAACCCAGACGTCCTGAAGTTTTTTAGGTTTTTCATACCGATCCCACTCTCAG CTGCTCTTGCCTTCTTCAACGTATATATCGTCAGAGGGGAGGAGTTTGAAACTGGAATCCAAGTGTTTGATTCAGATGGGAATCCCATTGGCTTCTCTAAAGCAGCAgcaaagaag GCTGTGATGGAAACTGCGTGGTCAAGAGCAGCGCTGTTTGGCACAGCTATTGCCGTTCCTAATAGCCTGGTTGCAGCCTTGGAGAG AACAAGATCTTTCAAGAAGAACACCATGCTGGCAGCTTCTATCCGTCACATGAGTGTAGCTTTGGTCTTCGGCCTGATGATCCCACTGTCCTTTAGTCTCTTCCCTCAGTTGGGGATG ATAAAGACAGAACATGCTGAGAAGGAGCTGCAAGCCAAGGCTGTTAAAGGATGCTTATTCTACCACCGAGGACTCTGA